The Spirosoma foliorum genome has a window encoding:
- a CDS encoding cupin domain-containing protein, translating to MPEDNPKIISTQNAEHYIWGAECDGWHLVKSDSLSIIQERMPPGTAEVKHYHRQSRQFFFVLSGEATMQIGQETIRLKANEGIEIPPLVPHQMRNDSLHDVVFMVTSTPKSHGDRVIVA from the coding sequence ATGCCAGAGGATAATCCTAAAATCATATCTACGCAAAACGCCGAACACTACATCTGGGGAGCAGAGTGCGATGGCTGGCATTTAGTGAAATCCGATTCGTTGAGCATCATTCAGGAACGTATGCCACCGGGAACGGCTGAAGTGAAGCATTATCATCGACAGTCACGGCAATTTTTCTTTGTCTTATCGGGCGAAGCAACCATGCAAATCGGGCAGGAGACAATCCGTCTGAAGGCAAACGAAGGCATCGAAATCCCGCCCTTAGTTCCACATCAAATGCGGAACGACTCGCTGCATGATGTCGTCTTCATGGTTACCTCAACGCCCAAGAGTCATGGAGACCGGGTTATTGTCGCTTAG
- a CDS encoding SusC/RagA family TonB-linked outer membrane protein yields the protein MKTQAKPSVSFPDRNSSTGRHIRRVFYLTLFFLGIEGAFSLMNLSTANRAFAQQVKQITGRVLDNQKSPVPGATIVAKGSNTGVTTDADGKFTLSVSSAVNALVISYIGMTPQEIEVGNRSALGDIVLSESSMVLREVVVTALGIERAAKTITYAIQKIGGEQINEVRDANFTNTLSGKIAGLTITPSANGPGGATRIVLRGNRSIQGSNNALIVVDGVPIDNSTPAGQVRSDAGGQSGSDGAASINPDDIESLNVLKGAAGAALYGSRAANGVIIITTKKGKSGKIDVNINSGVTIDRALTTPNLQNTYSQGAGGTYSTLASGSWGAAISGQSVTNWQGQTVNLQAYPDNIKDFFQTAVSTNNSVGVSGGSEKIQTYLSYSNNYINGIVPNNRLSRNTFNGRLSVDLTSRLSVDAKITYMVQNIYDKPGVGGDGLVVANIFRIPRSVDPETLKSYKTLNVSGVETPTYWTTTDAVYMNPYWTINNTHHDENRSRVTGLMVMRYKLTDWLNIQGRVSSDSYNDFITQKYANNTVNYARQPGGYYSEGNDFIAERNIDVLLTGTNRLTSDLKVNYNLGSSVLTRSLRHRVNAADGLGFPNKYDLSYATTLKVEATTSKRELQSVYGTAQFAYRDYLFLDLTARNDWSSTLPSPYSYFYPSVGVSAIVSEMIKLPSWISLGKVRASLTKVGNDANPYLLGQTYSYIRGGFGGYIASSSTKAISDLKPELTQSLEIGTEWGFYNNRLNVDLTYYKTNSQNQLLQVAAPASSGYSTLNVNAGNIQNSGFEVMLTGKPIVKKNFSWNIGLNYARNTNKVLELYDGVSLFYLGSSANVRMATPVIKEGGSYGDLYGYKWQTLNGQHVVDANGVPVKTDAIEKLGNFNPKFTAGFSNSFTYKNWNLNLLIDGKFGGIVTSGTAAQMAYAGTSASTAMFRDANSWLIPGVTPEGKANTVSVNAEKFWQTVAQGDYSWGEFFTYDATNVRVRELTLGYNFTTLPGFFKHARLSFVARNLFFLYRGNAILDVPGIGKRKMDFDPEVSFGNSNFQGVEYYNLPSTRNIGVNLKLSF from the coding sequence ATGAAAACACAAGCCAAACCATCCGTCAGTTTTCCTGATCGCAACAGCAGTACAGGCAGGCACATCCGGCGGGTTTTCTATCTGACCCTCTTTTTTCTTGGGATCGAAGGAGCATTCAGTCTGATGAACCTGTCTACAGCGAACCGTGCCTTCGCCCAGCAGGTCAAACAGATTACAGGGCGCGTGCTGGATAACCAGAAAAGTCCCGTTCCTGGCGCAACCATCGTTGCTAAAGGCAGTAATACGGGCGTTACAACCGATGCCGATGGAAAATTTACGCTTTCCGTTTCCAGCGCTGTCAATGCGCTCGTCATTTCCTATATCGGCATGACACCGCAGGAAATTGAAGTGGGCAATCGCTCAGCACTGGGCGATATCGTCCTGTCGGAAAGCAGCATGGTACTGCGCGAAGTAGTAGTAACGGCACTCGGTATTGAACGGGCGGCCAAAACCATTACCTATGCGATCCAGAAGATTGGTGGTGAGCAAATTAACGAGGTTCGGGATGCTAACTTCACGAACACACTTTCGGGGAAAATTGCTGGCTTAACCATTACGCCGTCGGCAAACGGTCCGGGTGGAGCAACCCGAATTGTTCTTCGCGGAAACCGCTCTATTCAGGGTTCGAATAACGCCCTGATCGTTGTAGACGGGGTGCCTATCGACAACTCTACACCTGCGGGTCAGGTACGGAGTGATGCCGGTGGACAGAGCGGAAGTGACGGTGCCGCCAGCATCAACCCCGATGATATCGAGTCACTTAACGTATTGAAAGGAGCCGCTGGGGCTGCTCTCTACGGTAGCCGGGCCGCCAACGGGGTAATCATTATCACCACGAAAAAAGGGAAAAGTGGAAAGATTGATGTCAATATCAACTCAGGGGTGACTATTGATCGCGCGTTGACTACGCCTAACCTCCAGAACACCTATTCGCAGGGGGCAGGCGGAACCTACTCGACACTGGCAAGTGGAAGCTGGGGGGCAGCCATTAGTGGACAAAGCGTAACCAACTGGCAGGGTCAAACGGTTAATCTTCAGGCTTATCCCGACAATATCAAAGACTTTTTTCAGACTGCTGTATCGACCAACAACTCGGTGGGTGTGAGTGGCGGCTCCGAAAAAATACAGACTTACCTGTCGTATTCGAACAACTACATCAATGGCATCGTACCCAATAACCGTTTGTCGCGAAACACCTTCAATGGTCGGCTAAGTGTAGATTTGACGAGCCGACTGTCTGTCGATGCCAAGATCACCTACATGGTTCAGAACATTTACGACAAACCCGGTGTAGGGGGCGACGGGCTGGTTGTGGCCAACATTTTCCGAATTCCCCGAAGTGTGGACCCTGAAACCTTGAAGTCGTATAAAACGCTGAACGTCAGTGGGGTTGAAACGCCTACCTACTGGACCACCACGGATGCCGTGTATATGAATCCCTACTGGACTATCAACAATACGCACCACGATGAGAACCGCAGTCGGGTAACGGGCCTGATGGTTATGCGTTACAAACTCACCGACTGGCTCAACATTCAGGGGCGCGTTAGCTCCGATAGTTATAATGATTTCATTACCCAGAAATACGCCAACAACACGGTTAACTACGCCCGTCAGCCGGGTGGCTATTACTCGGAAGGAAATGATTTCATTGCTGAACGCAACATCGATGTGTTGCTGACCGGAACCAACCGCCTGACGAGTGATCTGAAAGTAAACTACAACCTGGGTAGTTCGGTATTGACCCGCAGCCTACGCCACCGCGTCAATGCAGCCGACGGTCTGGGTTTCCCCAATAAATATGATCTTAGCTACGCTACTACATTGAAAGTAGAAGCTACTACCAGCAAACGGGAGCTTCAATCGGTTTACGGAACGGCCCAGTTTGCGTATCGGGATTACCTGTTTCTTGATCTGACCGCCCGGAACGACTGGTCGAGCACTTTGCCATCGCCCTATTCCTATTTCTATCCGTCGGTAGGCGTATCGGCCATCGTTTCCGAAATGATCAAATTGCCCAGCTGGATTAGCCTTGGCAAAGTTCGGGCCTCGCTGACCAAAGTGGGGAACGACGCCAATCCTTACCTGTTAGGTCAAACGTATAGCTATATCCGTGGGGGTTTTGGCGGCTACATTGCCAGCAGTAGTACCAAGGCCATTTCGGATCTCAAACCCGAGTTGACCCAGTCTCTGGAGATCGGCACGGAATGGGGCTTCTATAACAATCGGCTGAATGTTGATCTCACCTATTATAAAACCAATTCCCAAAACCAGTTGCTTCAGGTAGCCGCGCCAGCCTCTTCCGGCTATTCGACCTTGAATGTGAATGCGGGGAATATTCAGAACTCAGGTTTTGAGGTTATGCTGACCGGGAAGCCAATCGTGAAAAAGAACTTTTCCTGGAATATCGGCCTGAACTATGCCCGAAACACCAATAAAGTACTTGAATTGTATGATGGCGTGAGCCTGTTTTACCTCGGTTCATCGGCCAACGTTCGGATGGCTACACCCGTTATCAAAGAGGGCGGTTCGTACGGTGATTTGTATGGTTATAAATGGCAGACGCTCAATGGCCAGCACGTAGTCGACGCCAATGGGGTTCCCGTAAAAACCGACGCCATTGAAAAACTGGGCAATTTTAACCCGAAATTCACCGCAGGTTTCAGCAACAGTTTCACCTACAAAAACTGGAATCTGAACCTCCTCATCGACGGTAAGTTCGGAGGAATCGTTACCTCCGGTACAGCAGCTCAGATGGCCTATGCGGGCACATCGGCTAGTACCGCAATGTTTCGGGATGCCAACTCCTGGCTGATTCCGGGCGTAACACCCGAAGGTAAAGCCAATACCGTTTCCGTAAATGCCGAGAAATTCTGGCAAACCGTGGCGCAGGGGGATTATTCCTGGGGCGAATTCTTCACCTACGACGCTACCAATGTTCGGGTACGCGAATTAACCTTGGGCTACAATTTCACCACGCTACCGGGCTTTTTCAAACACGCCCGCCTGTCGTTCGTAGCCCGCAACCTGTTCTTCCTCTACCGGGGCAATGCCATTCTCGACGTTCCGGGTATTGGCAAACGGAAAATGGATTTCGATCCTGAAGTGAGCTTCGGCAACAGCAACTTCCAGGGCGTAGAATATTACAACCTGCCATC
- the recR gene encoding recombination mediator RecR, protein MEYPSKLIEEAVNEVSKLPGIGKKTALRLVLHLLKRDEDQTELLAQSLTAMRTKVKYCQKCHNLSDHDLCTICASHKRDQSLICVVEDTRDVLAIENTAQFKGLYHVLGGIISPVEGIGPSDLQIDSLMARLRGPEGEHVREIILAISPTMEGDTTAFYLQKKLKPFNLKISTIARGVPIGGDLEYADEVTLGRSILSRIAYE, encoded by the coding sequence TTGGAATACCCCTCCAAACTAATAGAAGAAGCGGTTAACGAGGTGTCGAAACTGCCGGGAATTGGGAAAAAAACCGCACTCCGGCTGGTATTGCATCTGCTTAAACGTGACGAAGACCAAACCGAGTTGCTGGCCCAGAGTTTAACGGCCATGCGAACGAAGGTCAAATATTGTCAGAAGTGCCATAACCTGTCAGACCACGATCTGTGCACCATTTGCGCCAGCCATAAACGCGATCAATCCTTGATTTGCGTTGTAGAAGACACGCGCGACGTACTTGCGATTGAGAACACAGCCCAGTTTAAGGGTCTATATCATGTGCTGGGAGGAATCATCTCTCCCGTTGAAGGAATCGGGCCAAGCGATTTGCAAATTGACTCGCTCATGGCTCGTTTACGTGGGCCAGAAGGTGAACACGTTCGTGAAATTATTCTGGCCATTAGCCCCACTATGGAAGGTGACACAACGGCTTTTTATCTGCAAAAGAAACTCAAGCCGTTTAATCTTAAAATTTCGACTATTGCCCGGGGAGTTCCCATCGGGGGCGATCTCGAATATGCCGATGAGGTAACCCTTGGTCGGAGTATTCTGAGCCGGATTGCCTATGAATAA
- a CDS encoding TlpA disulfide reductase family protein produces the protein MRLTFCTLLSLVTTTTWAQFCFSPEKPQLGQMVSFTYSPQTTPLAKDSTLEGRFVRYSTPNMMQISRPTTVTLVRQGADYVGEIYIPTKDVTGTMLFFRNSKQPQRTDLNNGQFYVIPVCDASGRIVPHATGGQASVFTRSHFLNETNTRFDPNWVVTLYNHELAQNPDLQSLYWSDRLAALIKQKKPGYGPKVKAEIESYLASRPNPTLTELTDAIRLYDSMGDYQKVNALRERQKVAEPAGSLVQKDRAIAIRAQTDWTRQKAAYEAFVHEFPTSSHLSDLAVIMTNGYFKNNDIPGLVTFVEQQPTTQTDVLVLNTIAFQLADERRSLPEAEQLIKHAITVLKVHPKPRNASANWEAEKQNRQRQLMNTYARVLEQQGKYTEAYTAYQEVINPDDAEASDPRTNERYFLCALRANHAADALPMTEAAIQVGKATPGLKTALHDWYAKQPGNTPAKADTYLANLEADIKADQRDEIQEKLINEPAPAFTLTDLLGRTISSSAFKGKVIVLDFWATWCGPCIASFPAMQQAQNRFQSDPNVRFLFVNTREGGPVQRVHNFMEKHPYNFVVPLDSQQKVSNAYKVQGIPTKVVIGPNGRVRYRQIGFSGDPEATVNELALVVEMLKEGK, from the coding sequence ATGCGATTAACTTTCTGTACTCTTCTCTCGCTTGTAACAACCACAACATGGGCCCAATTCTGTTTTTCGCCAGAAAAGCCGCAGTTGGGGCAGATGGTGTCGTTTACCTATAGCCCACAAACTACACCTTTAGCCAAAGACAGCACACTTGAGGGTCGTTTTGTGCGCTACAGCACCCCGAACATGATGCAGATCAGCCGTCCGACGACTGTTACGTTAGTACGACAGGGCGCAGATTACGTTGGCGAGATTTATATACCGACCAAAGACGTAACTGGAACGATGCTCTTTTTTCGTAACAGCAAGCAACCTCAGCGGACAGATCTGAACAATGGCCAGTTTTATGTCATTCCAGTTTGTGATGCATCGGGCCGAATAGTGCCCCATGCTACGGGTGGTCAGGCATCGGTGTTTACGCGTAGTCATTTTTTGAATGAAACAAACACGCGGTTCGATCCTAACTGGGTTGTCACGCTCTATAATCACGAGCTGGCGCAAAACCCTGATTTGCAGTCGCTGTACTGGTCCGATCGGTTAGCTGCGCTTATTAAACAGAAAAAACCGGGCTATGGCCCGAAGGTCAAAGCCGAGATAGAGAGTTATTTAGCCTCCCGCCCAAATCCAACCCTTACTGAATTGACCGATGCCATACGATTGTACGATAGCATGGGGGATTATCAGAAAGTGAATGCCCTCCGCGAACGGCAAAAAGTGGCAGAACCTGCGGGTTCGTTAGTGCAGAAAGACCGCGCTATCGCCATTCGGGCACAAACGGACTGGACTCGCCAAAAAGCAGCTTACGAAGCCTTTGTTCATGAGTTTCCGACCTCATCGCATTTGTCCGATCTGGCGGTGATTATGACAAATGGGTACTTCAAAAACAACGATATCCCGGGTCTGGTTACGTTTGTCGAGCAGCAGCCAACCACCCAAACCGATGTACTAGTCCTGAATACCATTGCCTTTCAACTAGCCGACGAACGTCGCTCTTTACCCGAAGCGGAACAGCTGATCAAGCACGCGATCACCGTATTAAAAGTGCATCCTAAACCCAGAAACGCGTCGGCTAACTGGGAAGCTGAAAAGCAAAACCGGCAACGGCAGTTAATGAATACGTATGCTCGGGTATTGGAACAGCAAGGCAAATACACCGAAGCCTATACTGCCTACCAGGAGGTTATTAATCCAGATGATGCCGAAGCCAGTGATCCACGCACGAACGAACGCTATTTCCTATGCGCTCTACGGGCGAACCATGCCGCCGATGCGCTTCCGATGACCGAGGCTGCCATTCAGGTAGGCAAGGCAACACCGGGCCTGAAAACCGCGTTACATGACTGGTATGCCAAACAACCCGGCAACACGCCCGCCAAAGCCGATACGTATCTGGCCAATCTCGAAGCCGATATAAAGGCCGACCAACGCGACGAGATTCAGGAAAAGCTGATCAACGAGCCAGCTCCTGCCTTTACCCTCACCGATTTGCTGGGGCGAACCATTTCGTCCTCGGCCTTCAAGGGTAAAGTGATTGTCCTTGATTTCTGGGCCACCTGGTGCGGGCCCTGCATTGCATCGTTCCCAGCCATGCAACAGGCTCAGAATCGATTCCAAAGTGATCCAAATGTTCGGTTCCTGTTCGTCAATACGCGCGAAGGTGGGCCAGTTCAGCGAGTGCATAATTTCATGGAAAAACATCCATATAATTTTGTGGTGCCCCTAGATAGCCAGCAGAAAGTGTCCAATGCCTATAAAGTTCAGGGCATCCCAACGAAGGTGGTAATTGGCCCTAATGGTCGCGTTCGGTATCGGCAAATTGGTTTTTCGGGCGACCCTGAAGCCACCGTTAATGAGCTGGCCCTGGTGGTCGAAATGCTGAAAGAAGGAAAGTAA
- a CDS encoding GntR family transcriptional regulator yields MKVDSLANKAYIEIRRKILSNQLVAGTRLKEDLWAKKLDVNRMAVREALTRLQGEQLVVFGEKGGYFVKSITADDIREIREIREILELSALRLAIQKIDDQQLTKLEEICNDFTSMVARGYLSGALEADVKFHETLIDCAGNSKLMDIYQISNIPLFHQKIGKTQIHMNDYELTDQEHRQILKGLKDKNLPLAQEALTKHLLRGETASLEIE; encoded by the coding sequence ATGAAAGTCGATTCGCTTGCCAACAAGGCCTATATCGAAATCAGGCGAAAAATATTATCCAACCAGTTAGTGGCGGGAACGCGCTTAAAAGAAGATCTCTGGGCTAAAAAGCTGGACGTGAATCGGATGGCGGTTCGCGAAGCGCTTACTCGCCTTCAGGGTGAGCAATTGGTTGTCTTTGGCGAGAAAGGCGGCTATTTCGTGAAATCCATAACAGCCGATGATATCCGTGAAATACGCGAAATACGCGAAATATTGGAGTTGAGCGCCTTACGATTAGCTATCCAAAAAATTGATGATCAGCAACTTACAAAACTAGAGGAAATCTGTAATGATTTCACCTCAATGGTCGCTCGTGGGTATTTGAGCGGTGCTCTGGAGGCTGATGTTAAATTTCATGAAACTCTCATCGACTGTGCTGGTAATTCTAAGCTGATGGACATTTATCAAATCAGCAACATTCCCTTGTTCCACCAAAAAATTGGGAAAACTCAGATCCATATGAACGATTATGAGCTTACCGATCAGGAACATCGACAAATCCTAAAAGGCCTGAAAGACAAAAACTTACCACTTGCTCAAGAGGCCCTCACCAAGCATTTACTCCGGGGAGAAACCGCTTCACTAGAGATTGAATAA
- a CDS encoding sodium:solute symporter, with amino-acid sequence MNTTLALVILIAYFGMLIAVSFYTARGADTNAFFTANRQSPWWLVAFGMIGTSLSGVTFISVPGAVGKIGFSYFQVVLGYIVGYFVIGSVLMPLYYRLNLISIYGYLEKRFGFWSYKSGAGFFLLARTVGSAVRLYVAAGVLQIALFNALGVPFEVSVFITIGLIWIYTFKGGVKTIIVTDTLQTVFLVTAVVLTIVLISQELGLSFSGLIQTVKTSSMSQVFYWDGNDPKNFFKQFISGAFIAIVMTGLDQDLMQKNLTCKNIGEAQKNMFWFTVTLVFVNFMFLSLGVLLYVYAQREGIEIPTRTDDLYPMLALNHLGLVVAITFLLGITAATYASADSALTALTTSFCVDFMDVEKRPEAERSRIKHIVHIGFSILFYIVIIVFRQLNNKEVITAVFDIAGYTYGPLLGLYAFGIFSKRPVVDRIVPLICVVSPILTYVINENSAFWFGGYKFGFERLLLNGAITYLGLLTSRYFELIILFFFRLTKLLR; translated from the coding sequence ATGAACACTACCCTCGCTTTAGTGATTTTAATTGCCTATTTCGGGATGCTGATTGCCGTCTCGTTTTACACAGCCCGGGGAGCCGATACCAATGCTTTTTTTACTGCTAATCGCCAGTCTCCCTGGTGGTTAGTCGCTTTCGGAATGATTGGCACTTCCTTATCAGGCGTTACATTTATTTCGGTTCCAGGAGCCGTTGGAAAGATTGGATTTTCGTATTTCCAGGTCGTATTGGGCTACATCGTTGGCTACTTTGTGATCGGTTCGGTACTAATGCCGCTCTATTATCGCCTGAACCTGATTTCCATTTACGGCTACCTCGAAAAGCGATTTGGGTTCTGGTCCTACAAGTCTGGCGCGGGCTTCTTTCTGCTCGCCCGAACGGTGGGCTCAGCCGTGCGACTTTACGTAGCAGCCGGGGTTTTGCAGATCGCTCTTTTCAATGCATTGGGCGTTCCGTTCGAGGTTTCGGTGTTCATCACAATCGGATTAATCTGGATTTACACCTTCAAAGGGGGCGTTAAAACGATTATTGTAACCGATACACTCCAAACCGTATTTCTGGTTACGGCAGTTGTATTGACTATTGTGCTAATCTCCCAGGAGCTGGGTTTATCGTTCAGCGGATTGATCCAAACCGTAAAAACCAGCTCGATGTCGCAGGTGTTTTATTGGGATGGCAATGACCCTAAGAACTTCTTCAAGCAGTTTATTTCGGGGGCATTCATTGCTATCGTAATGACTGGTCTTGATCAGGATTTGATGCAGAAAAACCTGACCTGTAAGAATATTGGCGAAGCCCAGAAGAACATGTTCTGGTTTACGGTAACACTCGTTTTCGTGAACTTTATGTTCCTCTCGCTTGGTGTCTTGTTATACGTATATGCTCAACGCGAAGGCATCGAAATTCCAACCCGGACCGATGACCTGTACCCAATGCTGGCGCTGAACCATCTTGGTCTAGTCGTTGCCATTACGTTTCTGTTGGGTATTACAGCTGCTACCTACGCCAGCGCTGATTCTGCCCTAACGGCCCTAACAACCTCCTTTTGCGTCGATTTTATGGACGTGGAAAAGCGCCCGGAAGCCGAGCGGTCGCGAATCAAGCACATTGTTCACATTGGCTTTTCAATACTGTTTTACATTGTCATCATTGTGTTCCGGCAATTGAACAACAAAGAAGTCATTACCGCTGTTTTTGACATTGCGGGCTATACGTACGGGCCATTATTGGGCTTGTATGCATTCGGTATTTTCAGCAAACGCCCTGTAGTAGATCGCATTGTACCACTAATCTGTGTAGTATCACCCATATTAACCTATGTTATCAATGAAAATTCAGCATTTTGGTTTGGTGGCTACAAGTTTGGTTTTGAGCGGCTACTACTAAATGGTGCAATCACATATCTTGGTTTATTAACAAGTAGATATTTTGAATTAATCATACTTTTCTTTTTTCGCTTAACGAAATTACTCCGCTAA
- a CDS encoding ATP-dependent Clp protease adaptor ClpS — translation MQPFEENDWSTDVHVLDEVVETDVHNLVVFNDDVNTFEHVIDTLIDVCEHTPEQAEQCTLLIHYKGKCSVKNGSWEELVPMRNEICRRGISAEVLN, via the coding sequence ATGCAACCTTTTGAAGAAAACGACTGGTCGACCGACGTACATGTACTCGATGAAGTAGTTGAAACCGACGTTCATAACCTCGTGGTTTTCAATGATGATGTCAATACGTTTGAACACGTCATTGATACCCTGATCGACGTTTGTGAACACACCCCCGAACAGGCTGAGCAATGCACACTCCTGATCCACTACAAAGGGAAGTGCTCTGTTAAAAACGGTTCATGGGAAGAACTTGTCCCAATGCGTAATGAGATCTGCCGACGAGGCATCTCGGCTGAAGTCCTGAATTGA